The Triticum aestivum cultivar Chinese Spring chromosome 7B, IWGSC CS RefSeq v2.1, whole genome shotgun sequence genome window below encodes:
- the LOC123160534 gene encoding protein ALP1-like yields the protein MDQRTLCLQYYMHYYHNYTWRRKLLAAIIVCLGMYWYKINVRKRKRKSITYAPMFERDVERMSRLNRMYYGTEANCISELRMRKFVFHKLCANLRHRGLLVDTFHVTLEEQVAMFIHVVGHNWKNRSIGFEFYQSGETVSRYFNAVLDALCLLARDVICIRTIETHSKITSSSRFHPYFEGCIGALDGTHIPACVPIHMQDRFRGRKSFPTQNVLAAVDFDLRFTYVLAGWEGSAHDSYVLQDALSRPNGLKIPEDGILTHGFKLKLSLVLS from the exons ATGGACCAAAGAACATTATGCTTACAGTATTACATGCATTATTATCACAACTACACGTGGAGGAGAAAATTGCTTGCTGCCATTATTGTGTGTTTAGGGATGTACTGGTACAAGATTAATGTCCGAAAAAGGAAGAGAAAATCTATAACTTATGCTCCCATGTTCGAACGAGATGTTGAAAGGATGTCACGCCTGAACCGGATGTATTATGGAACCGAGGCTAATTGCATAAGTGAGTTGCGCATGCGGAAATTTGTTTTTCACAAATTGTGTGCCAACCTGAGACATCGTGGTCTACTGGTAGACACATTCCATGTAACTCTGGAGGAGCAAGTTGCCATGTTCATCCATGTTGTGGGTCATAACTGGAAAAATAGATCGATTGGTTTCGAGTTTTATCAATCGGGCGAGACTGTTAGTAGGTACTTCAATGCTGTTTTAGATGCCCTGTGTCTCCTTGCTCGTGATGTCATATGCATCAGAACCATCGAAACACATTCGAAGATAACAAGTAGCTCCAGATTTCACCCTTACTTTGAG GGATGCATAGGAGCTCTGGATGGTACTCATATACCGGCATGTGTGCCAATCCACATGCAAGATAGGTTTAGGGGTAGAAAGTCCTTTCCCACACAAAATGTGCTAGCAGCCGTTGATTTTGACCTAAGATTTACATATGTTCTTGCTGGATGGGAGGGATCGGCTCATGATTCTTATGTGCTCCAAGATGCCCTATCACGTCCCAATGGCCTTAAAATACCAGAAGATGGGATTCTAACCCATGGCTTCAAACTGAAACTTTCTTTAGTTCTTAGCTAA
- the LOC123160533 gene encoding uncharacterized protein translates to MAKGKGKSDGDGCSRERTISWADDQTKFMLDWCIEYMKEQYAGFRFRKHHLLKCADALNRKFAMGVTLAQVDRHFRHYKENWKYIAAAISKSGNVFDDIRCVVTISESEKSCLNDRARRLLSKPIKFYYEMQELFTGTSADGFLAMDQHTCTIDFDDSDNDEGLYDLNCYPQYEGPLEEDSDTLPTTHCPKRPPVPVGGDNSTSSTSRVGKKRPRGSKSPTKKPPRTKSRFVEPAEEINSTLRSLQQSLVAAPPPMPQVVDPYASLWKRLEELPITTDQRITVGVHLSCKDNEGLRGWLCSASEKTFETWVCKFFADKDHVYSNM, encoded by the exons ATGGCCAAGGGAAAGGGGAAGTCTGATGGTGATGGGTGCTCTCGTGAGAGGACTATTTCCTGGGCTGATGATCAGACCAAGTTTATGTTGGATTGGTGCATTGAATACATGAAGGAACAATATGCGGGATTTAGGTTCAGGAAGCATCATCTTTTGAAGTGTGCTGATGCTTTAAATAGAAAATTTGCTATGGGGGTGACACTTGCTCAAGTTGATCGTCACTTCAGGCACTACAAAGAAAATTGGAAGTACATTGCCGCCGCAATTAGCAAGAGTGGCAATGTTTTCGATGATATTAGATGTGTGGTAACTATCTCCGAGTCTGAAAAGTCTTGCCTCAAT GATAGAGCAAGGCGCTTGCTTTCTAAGCCCATCAAGTTCTACTATGAGATGCAGGAGCTATTCACAGGCACTAGTGCTGATGGTTTTTTGGCCATGGACCAGCATACATGCACAATTGATTTCGATGACTCGGACAATGATGAAGGGTTGTATGATCTCAACTGCTATCCACAGTATGAGGGCCCTCTTGAGGAGGATTCTGACACTTTGCCAACAACACATTGTCCTAAAAGACCTCCAGTACCTGTAGGTGGTGATAATTCAACATCTAGCACTAGCCGAGTTGGTAAGAAGCGCCCAAGAGGTAGCAAGTCACCTACTAAGAAGCCACCAAGAACCAAGAGTCGTTTCGTGGAGCCCGCTGAAGAAATCAACTCTACATTGAGGTCACTCCAGCAATCCCTTGTtgccgctcctcctccaatgccCCAAGTTGTTGATCCTTATGCTAGTTTATGGAAGAGGTTGGAGGAACTCCCAATTACCACAGATCAAAGAATTACTGTTGGTGTGCACTTATCTTGCAAGGACAATGAAGGTTTGCGTGGTTGGTTATGCAGTGCAAGTGAAAAAACTTTTGAAACTTGGGTTTGCAAGTTCTTTGCTGACAAAGATCATGTTTATAGCAACATGTGA